CATCTCAAATGCTATATCTGCATACTGGTAACGGTAGGGCCCCTCTGTGACGACTATTGTGAGGATCTTTTTTTCCATGGTTCTATCTTGATGGCCATAAAATAAATAATTTATTATGAATAATAATGATAGTTTATCAGTGATGATACTATCTCCCATCAGGCTTTTCAGACTTAATCAAGATCTATTAATCCCGAAGGGCCCTCTCGAAGGCCTCACTGTGCATCCTGGCAGCCATCTCCTTCTTGCACTCATCATCTGAAAATAGCCTCATCTTGGGGGCACGGCAGGGATAGAGCTGTACCTTCAGCCCGGCCTTTAATGGGAGATCCTGGGCATCCGCACCGGTAAGTTCCTCTGCAACGAAGAGTGTGGCTCCACAGGGAGAAGATCTAAGGACCCTTATCTCCTTAACTCTGTCCCCTTCAAGGTCCACCTCAACCAGGGGCCTTCCAAACCTTGACACGAATTCATCAAAGGAGGGGTTACCGTTCTCCTCCAGGTCGCACATGTTCTCAGGGGCTGTCACGTTCCCGTAACTCAGGAGCTGGTTCCTGAATCCCTCACCCCTCCAGGCCCCTATGATTATCCAGTCGACGTCACTGTGAATGCGGTCAACGAGTTCCAGGGTGAGGTCAGGGTGGAGTATGTAGGTTATCACAATATCTGCTGACACTATGGCTTTGAGTTTATCGGCGGGTATATCAACATCATCTGCAAATATGCCGCAGGGAGACTCAAGTTCAATGAACAGTGTTTCGAATTCACGGGCTATGTTCTCATAGGCCCTTTCACCGTAGGGCCCGTCTGTCACGATGGCAACCTTGAGCATGAAATCACCTCTCTCCAGATCACTTTTCAGGGTTGAACTCCTTCCTTATCCACTCAGAGATTTCATCACGGACCCTTCTGAGGGTATCAATATCTGCACCCCTGGGGTCAGGAAATTTAGCATGAAGGTACCTCTCCCCACCCAGGAATACAGGGCATGCCTCATCGCAGAGGCTTGCAACGATGTCAAATTTTTCACCCTCAAATTCCCTGAGACTCTTTGGTCTGTGGCCAGTAATGTCCACACCAATCTCCTTCATGACCTGTATGGTCAGGGGGCTGATCTCCTTCGGGTCACTGCCAGCACTGTGAACCTCATAGTGATCACCGTAAATGGCCCTGAGTATCCCCTCAGCCATCTGGGACCTCCCTGAGTTATTCCTGCATATGAATAGAACCTTAATCTTCATGTTTGATGCTCCCTTACAAGTACCACACCACTATTAATGTATTCAAATTTATAAATATATCTGAATTATTTATAAAATGAAGAAGAGATGTATATTTGATAACTCCTAGGAGAAAGGGATAGATGAGAGTTGTTATAGTTGGCGGTGGGGCTGGAGGACTTTCAACGGCCTCAAATATAAGGAAATATGATAAGGAAGCAGATATAAAGGTCATAACCCGTGATAAGCACGTGGCATATTCCCCCTGCGCAATACCCTACGTTATGTGCGGTGAGGTGGAATGCTTTGATGATATAGTTATGCACACTCCCGAGGACTACAGGGAGAGGAACATAGATATCCTCACTGAAACAGAGGTCGAGTCAATAGACCCTCAAAAAAGGACTGTAACCTACAGGGGAAAGGATGGGGTCACTGAGATACCCTACGACGTCCTTGTCCTTGCGACTGGCGGATCACCATTCATACCACCGGTCGAGGGCACAGACCTTGAGGGTGTATTCACCATAAGGACCCTCACAGATGGTGAAAGGATAACCGAATGGGCATCAAAAAGTAAGAGTGCAGTGGTGGTGGGTGCCGGACTCATAGGCCTTGAGATAGCCTACGGCCTCCTGAGGATGGGCCTTGAGGTTACCGTAACAGAGATGCTCCCCCAGATAGTCCCCAGATCCCTGGATCCGGACATGGCAGCCATAGTTCAGGGTTACCTTGAGGAGAAGGGCATCCGGGTTATCCTCGGCAAGGCCCTTGACCGGATAGTGGGTGATGAGAGGGTCGAGGGCGTTGTGGTTGGAGATGAGTGCCTTGAGGCGGATCTTGTTGTCCTGGCCACAGGTGTGAGGCCTGAGACTAAGCTTGCCAGAATGGCTGGCTGTGAAATCGGGCAGTGGGCTGTTAAGGTCAATGAGAGGATGCAGACAAGTGTGCCTGACATATACGCGGTTGGTGACTGTGTTGAGGTGTACGATGCAGTCACGGGATTCAGGACCCAGTCACCCCTGGGTTCAACTGCTGTCAGACAGGCAAGGGTGGCTGCAAAGAACATAGTGGGTATTGATGCAAGTTTCAGGCCAGTACTTAACGCCATGGTATCAAAGATAGGGGAACTTGAATTCGGTGCAGTGGGCCTCACAGAGGTCATGGCCCTCCAGAATGGTATAAAGGTGGTATCAGGTAAGAAGAGGGCCCTCACAAAGGCCAGATATTACCCTGGTGCCGAGAGGATAGATGTTAAGATGATATGTGACCTCAGTGGAAGGATAATCGGATGCCAGATGGTTGCAAAGGAGAGGGTAGCTGAGAGGGTTGATACCATGTCCCTTGCCATCTCCCAGGGACTCACATGTTCTGAACTCTCTGAGACTGAGTTCTCCTATGCGCCTCCTGTCTCAATGGTAATAGATCCCATAATCCTTGCAGCAGAGGATGCCTGTGAAAAACTGAAAAGGGTGAATGGCAGACCACGGGATTGATTGAGATGAAACATTTCCTGGTGACTCCAGCGGCGGGTAAACGTCTAATAGCCTGGGGGATGCTTGAACACCCATCCATCAGGAGGGTGCTTGAGAAGGGTACGCTGGTCATAATTGCAGGGACAACCAATGGTTACATAGCCGAGGAGATCCTTGGACAGCTGGGAGAGGACGGTTTTGACCGTCGCGGATTTCACAGGGGAATCATAAGGCCCCCCTACTTCAGGGGGGAAAGTCTCGACCATGAATTTCAGGGTGATGTGGTGATCAGGAATGGTGGATGGGAGCCAGGGATCACAATCTTTGATGTGGCAGATGAACTTGGAAGGGGTGATGTGGTCCTAAAGGGAGCCAACGCCCTTGAATACAGCTCAAGAAGGGCAGCGGTCTACATAGGTAACCCCATGGGAGGCACCGTGTTTCCAGCACTCCAGGCAGCTGTGGGCAGAAAAACAGAACTTATAGTCCCGGTGGGGCTTGAAAAGATGATACACGGTGAACTTGACACTATAGCGCTCAAAATGAACTCTGCAGGCACCAGGGGCCCCGGACTGTTACCTGTACCCGGGGAGGTCTTCACGGAGGTGGACGCCCTGAGGCTTCTGGCCGGTGTGGAGGCAGAACCGGTTGGAGCTGGAGGCGTCCATGGGGCTGAGGGGTCCGTTCACCTCCTGCTTGAGGGCAGCGAAGGGTCCCTCAGACATGCGGAGGATATACTGAAGCGTGCTGGCATGGAGAGACCCTACGCCGATTTTTGATTCACTGCCTCAAACCACACTCTGAATCTCAGCGCACCTATTTTTTTGATATCTGTGAAAGTTCAATGATGTGTCCATGCTCCCCTTCCTTTCTTTTTATACGATACCTGTATCCTCTGCTTCTTTCAAGGGCTGCAGCAGCTGTGTTTGCATAGGGACATGTTGATAACAGCACACCATCATCCTCCAGGGAGCGGCAGAATCCATAGAACATGCAGTTTTTCACATTTAGGATGTTTTCAGCGTCACGGCTGATTGATGCTGCAAATCCATGTTCAATGAAGTATTCTGTAACTGATTTCAGGGGATCATCCCCTGGGTTGATGTTCTCTGCAATCACGGACCCCATTTTCCTTGTAACTGCCTGGGACCCCTTCCCCAGGACCTTCCATAGTCCCACAGTCATGGCCCTGAACAGGAGTATGAGGGGGTCCTGACCCCCCATGGACTCCGCGGAATCCTCAAACTCCTCCTTCCCAACACCACACCAGGGGCACACCCATCCATCATCCAGCAGCTCAAATTCACCCTCAGGGATCTGATAGCCGCATATCCTGCAGATCTTCATGGTTATCCCTGGAAGTACCTCTCTAGGAGTCCCTTCAGCATGGCCGCATGCCTTCCCTCGTCCCTTGAACTCTCATCAAAGAAGTCATGTGCCTCATCAACACCGCATTCCCTTGCCCTGAGGGCTGCCTCACGTTTCTCCCTGTTAGCTGCCTCCTCCCCCTCAAGCATCATCTCAAGGTTTTCCCGGAGGTTTCCCATGATCACACCATTTAGCTCTGCAAAGTGGGCTGCATGCTCGGCTTCTTCGAGGGCTATCCTCCTTAAGACCTCTGCAACCTCGGGGAGGCCCTCGCGCTGGGCCTGCCTTGCCATTGCAAGGTAGATACCGACCTCACTGCACTCTCCCCTGAAGTTTGCATCCACAACCTTCTCAATTTCAGTGCCCCTGCAGACACCTGTGATGTTTTCATTCATTGACATCACCTGCAAGCCTTCTCCCTGCTTCGAAGCATGCATCGAGTTCCTCCTGGTCCGGGACATAGTAGACTTCATCCTCCTCCACAACATCGAATCCAGCATCCGCGAGGAGTTTCCGGATGGTCCCGGTGGCACCTCCCCTGCCACCCATTGAGCCGAATACCATGGCCCTCCTCTTACCTGTCCTGTTGAATTTCAGGCCACGGAGGTACATGAGGAGGTCACCAACGCTTGGGTAGGGTTCATCGTAGATTGTGGGCGCTCCGAGGGCAATGGCGTGGCTGTCAAGTATGTCCTTCACGATCTCGCTGCGGTCGTCCTCATGGAGGTAATACACCCTCACATCAGCGCCCTCGCTCATTGCACCCTCGGCTATCGCATGGGCCATGAGGGCTGTGGAGTGGTGCATGGTGTCGTAGATGACGGTGACCTTCTTCTCCACTTTACCGGTGGCCCAGTCAGTGTATGCCCCTATTATCTTCATGGGGTCGGTCCATATCTGACCGTGGGAGGGTGCTATCATCTCTATCTTCTCAAGGAGGCCGAGTTCCTTGACCTCATCGAACTTCCTGAGCACAAGCTTTGACAGGGGTGTTATGAGGTTTGCATAGAATTTTTTGGCTGCATCCATGAGGACGTATTCTGGTATCTCAGTGTCGAGTCGTTGTGGATAGCATAGGTGCTGCCCGAAGGCGTCATTTGAGAACAGTATGCCGGTATCAAGGAAGGTGAACATGCTGTCTGGCCAGTGGAGCAGTGGCGCCTCAAGGAAGGTGAGGGTCTTCCCTCCGAGGTCAATGGAATTTCCGGTCTTCACTGTGCGGAACTCTGTGCCCTCAAGGGCAGGATAATGCTTGATCAGTCCCTCCACGGCAACTTCTGTGCAGTGGATCTCTGCATCAGGGAATCTCCTGTGGAGTTCAACCAGCAATCCGCTGTGGTCCTTTTCAACGTGGTTCTGGACTATGTAGTCCACCTTAATCTCCCTTCCCTCACGTTTGAATGCATCCTCCATCCTTGCCATTAGTTCCGGAGAGGTGCCCGGGTAGGAGTTGTCGATCAGTGCCACGTGTTCGTCTCCAAATACAAGGTAGGCGTTGTAGGTTGTCCCATGGAGTGTGTATCCATGGTAGTTTCTGATGTCCCAGTCAAGGACACCGACCCAGTATACTCCATCTGCTATCTTCTCTGACCTTGCCTTCATTGTATCACCATATATTTAGTTCGTATATCATCGAATGTACTATACTATACAAACTTCTATATAATTTTTTCTGTTTCATGGTATTGAAACGGTAATATACTACTTCAGACATAGGATGGGTCAATGAAGAGGAGGCATAATTTCACAATATTCTCAACCGAGACCGGAATCGAGGTAATAGAAAGCCCTGTTAAGTCGCTCATACTCTCTGAACTTAAAAAGGGGGAACTCAGCTTCCAGGATATAGTCAGGATCACAGGCAGATCAAAGTCCACGGTATCGAAACACCTCTCTGACCTCAGGAGGATGGGCCTTATAGTTGAGATGCCGGACCCTGAAGACAGGAGAAGAAAGCGCTTCGGAATAAACTCAAGGTACCTTGGTAAGCTCACAAGGAACAGGATGGATGAACTGGATGAGCAAAAAACAGAGTTCCTTGCAGAACACCTCACAGGAAGAGGCGACCCCCTCGAGTTCTTCAGACTGATGTTCCATGTCCTCAGGGTTGAACTCATAAAGGAGGGTATCAACATCGACCCTGTCCTCCATGAGGCAGGGAGAAGAATTGGGCAGGTAATCTACCAGGGGATAGCCTCAGAGGACCTTGAGGATCTTCTTGAAAATCTGAGGAGGTTCTGGATGATAAACCGCCTCGGAGTCCTTGAGGTTGAGAGCACCGAACCCCTTGTGATAAGAGCCTACGACTGCTTTGAGTGCGGACTTCTGCCCCAGATAGGTGAATCTGCATGTGCCCTGGATTCAGGGATACTTGAGGCCGTATTCAGCCATTACTTCAAAGGAGAGGTCCTTGTGGAGGAGACTGAGTGTTATGCCCGTGGTGATGGGAGGTGCTCCTTCAGGATTGTTCCTGAAAGCTGATTTTTTTGGTTTCTATACAGAGGTGTTCCTTCAGGATTACTCCCTGAACCTCACAATGGTTGTTGCAAGGTACCCTCCACCGGAGGCAAATCCCCTCTCAACAACCTCATCATCCATGCTGCAGTTGGCCACCGATACAACATCCTTCCCACGGGGATCAGACTCAACAACCTCCATGGCCCTCCTTCCATGGCGTGACGTCTTCATGATAACACAGGCATCAACATCCTCAAGCACCCTCTCAAAGCGATCATCAACCCTGGGTACCACAAGGAGGATCTCATCACCCTCAACGAGTGTTTTACCAGCAGCGGCTGCACATGCCGTGAAGGAGGTGACCCCCGGCACCATCTCGGTCTCAAAGCCCATATCCTCAATGCGACGCTGCAGGTAACTGAAGGTACTGTAGATGGATGGATCCCCCAGTGTTATGAAGGCCACATCCCTGCCATCCCCAAGTTCAGCTGCAACCATTCTGGCCGCAGCATCCCAGTGACTTTCAAGTTCATCCCTGTCATCGGTCATCGGAAAGACCGGGTCAATTATTCTGCAGTCATCCATGCGTTCAGCGAGGATATCCTCAACTATTGATAGGGCTATGCTCTCCCTCTCTGATGATGAACGGGGTGCGCATATAACCGGGACAGATCTGAGTACATTCACAGCCCTGAGGGTCAGAAGTTCGCTGTCCCCTGGACCCACACCCACACCAATGAGTTTTCCATGCATTAGAACACCTTTAATACTCTGTAGAGATGATAGGGGTCTGGTTGTTGTTACTGAAAATGTCCAGACCC
This region of Methanothermobacter thermautotrophicus genomic DNA includes:
- a CDS encoding DUF166 domain-containing protein — its product is MLKVAIVTDGPYGERAYENIAREFETLFIELESPCGIFADDVDIPADKLKAIVSADIVITYILHPDLTLELVDRIHSDVDWIIIGAWRGEGFRNQLLSYGNVTAPENMCDLEENGNPSFDEFVSRFGRPLVEVDLEGDRVKEIRVLRSSPCGATLFVAEELTGADAQDLPLKAGLKVQLYPCRAPKMRLFSDDECKKEMAARMHSEAFERALRD
- a CDS encoding arsenate reductase ArsC, which encodes MKIKVLFICRNNSGRSQMAEGILRAIYGDHYEVHSAGSDPKEISPLTIQVMKEIGVDITGHRPKSLREFEGEKFDIVASLCDEACPVFLGGERYLHAKFPDPRGADIDTLRRVRDEISEWIRKEFNPEK
- a CDS encoding FAD-dependent oxidoreductase, which gives rise to MRVVIVGGGAGGLSTASNIRKYDKEADIKVITRDKHVAYSPCAIPYVMCGEVECFDDIVMHTPEDYRERNIDILTETEVESIDPQKRTVTYRGKDGVTEIPYDVLVLATGGSPFIPPVEGTDLEGVFTIRTLTDGERITEWASKSKSAVVVGAGLIGLEIAYGLLRMGLEVTVTEMLPQIVPRSLDPDMAAIVQGYLEEKGIRVILGKALDRIVGDERVEGVVVGDECLEADLVVLATGVRPETKLARMAGCEIGQWAVKVNERMQTSVPDIYAVGDCVEVYDAVTGFRTQSPLGSTAVRQARVAAKNIVGIDASFRPVLNAMVSKIGELEFGAVGLTEVMALQNGIKVVSGKKRALTKARYYPGAERIDVKMICDLSGRIIGCQMVAKERVAERVDTMSLAISQGLTCSELSETEFSYAPPVSMVIDPIILAAEDACEKLKRVNGRPRD
- a CDS encoding rubredoxin — encoded protein: MKICRICGYQIPEGEFELLDDGWVCPWCGVGKEEFEDSAESMGGQDPLILLFRAMTVGLWKVLGKGSQAVTRKMGSVIAENINPGDDPLKSVTEYFIEHGFAASISRDAENILNVKNCMFYGFCRSLEDDGVLLSTCPYANTAAAALERSRGYRYRIKRKEGEHGHIIELSQISKK
- a CDS encoding ferritin family protein is translated as MNENITGVCRGTEIEKVVDANFRGECSEVGIYLAMARQAQREGLPEVAEVLRRIALEEAEHAAHFAELNGVIMGNLRENLEMMLEGEEAANREKREAALRARECGVDEAHDFFDESSRDEGRHAAMLKGLLERYFQG
- a CDS encoding FprA family A-type flavoprotein; protein product: MKARSEKIADGVYWVGVLDWDIRNYHGYTLHGTTYNAYLVFGDEHVALIDNSYPGTSPELMARMEDAFKREGREIKVDYIVQNHVEKDHSGLLVELHRRFPDAEIHCTEVAVEGLIKHYPALEGTEFRTVKTGNSIDLGGKTLTFLEAPLLHWPDSMFTFLDTGILFSNDAFGQHLCYPQRLDTEIPEYVLMDAAKKFYANLITPLSKLVLRKFDEVKELGLLEKIEMIAPSHGQIWTDPMKIIGAYTDWATGKVEKKVTVIYDTMHHSTALMAHAIAEGAMSEGADVRVYYLHEDDRSEIVKDILDSHAIALGAPTIYDEPYPSVGDLLMYLRGLKFNRTGKRRAMVFGSMGGRGGATGTIRKLLADAGFDVVEEDEVYYVPDQEELDACFEAGRRLAGDVNE
- a CDS encoding V4R domain-containing protein, with amino-acid sequence MKRRHNFTIFSTETGIEVIESPVKSLILSELKKGELSFQDIVRITGRSKSTVSKHLSDLRRMGLIVEMPDPEDRRRKRFGINSRYLGKLTRNRMDELDEQKTEFLAEHLTGRGDPLEFFRLMFHVLRVELIKEGINIDPVLHEAGRRIGQVIYQGIASEDLEDLLENLRRFWMINRLGVLEVESTEPLVIRAYDCFECGLLPQIGESACALDSGILEAVFSHYFKGEVLVEETECYARGDGRCSFRIVPES
- the cobI gene encoding precorrin-2 C(20)-methyltransferase, with amino-acid sequence MHGKLIGVGVGPGDSELLTLRAVNVLRSVPVICAPRSSSERESIALSIVEDILAERMDDCRIIDPVFPMTDDRDELESHWDAAARMVAAELGDGRDVAFITLGDPSIYSTFSYLQRRIEDMGFETEMVPGVTSFTACAAAAGKTLVEGDEILLVVPRVDDRFERVLEDVDACVIMKTSRHGRRAMEVVESDPRGKDVVSVANCSMDDEVVERGFASGGGYLATTIVRFRE